The following are encoded in a window of Heteronotia binoei isolate CCM8104 ecotype False Entrance Well chromosome 9, APGP_CSIRO_Hbin_v1, whole genome shotgun sequence genomic DNA:
- the ITFG2 gene encoding KICSTOR complex protein ITFG2 codes for MRSVSYVQRVALDFLGGGLFPHAVCLGDADNDRLNELAVGDTSGRLSVYKGPDSKPWAVRACHGMLTCVGVGDVCNKGKNLIVAMSAEGWFHLFDLTPPPSKHLDAPGHHEPPPAEDQKLGFKQHIPANTKVMLISDIDGDGKNELVVGYTDRVVRAFRWEDSSESSETISGQLVLLKKWLLDGQVDSLSVNPGPDGAPEMIVSQPGCGYAVLLCTWKADGQRPAEGEADGSAAARDVPIRDVILHQTSGRIHNKNVSTHLVGNIGRGGAQQHSGSGLFALCTLDGTLKLMERADKLLWSVQVDHQLFALEKLDVTGNGQEEVIACAWDGQTYIIDHSRTVARFQVDENVSAFCAGLYACKGGRNSPCLVYVSFNQKIYIYWDVQLERMESTNLLKILESNSEYTELLQQLGVAGADVSAVKDLIHKTLYLPEPLQPRQRQGRTEPSSKGCTNTQET; via the exons ATGCGCTCCGTCAGCTACGTGCAGCGAGTGGCCCTCGACTTCCTCGGCGGAGGCCTCTTCCCCCACGCCGTCTGCCTCGGCGACGCCGACAACGACCGG CTGAACGAGCTGGCCGTGGGCGACACCAGCGGGAGGCTCTCCGTCTACAAGGGCCCCGACAGCAAGCCCTGGGCCGTCCGCGCCTGCCACGGCATG CTCACCTGTGTTGGTGTTGGGGATGTGTGCAATAAAGGAAAG AACTTGATAGTCGCCATGAGTGCTGAAGGCTGGTTTCATCTGTTTGACCTCACACCTCCCCCCTCAAAGCACCTGGATGCCCCCGGCCACCATGAGCCCCCACCGGCTGAGGACCAGAAGCTGGGATTCAAGCAGCACATTCCGGCCAACACCAAAGTCATGCTGATCAGTGACATTG ATGGAGATGGGAAGAACGAGTTAGTTGTGGGTTATACAGACCGTGTGGTGCGAGCCTTTCGCTGGGAAGACTCCTCGGAGAGTTCAGAGACTATTTCTGGCCAACTGGTGCTGCTCAAGAAGTGGCTGCTGGATGGACAG GTGGACAGCCTCTCTGTGAATCCGGGCCCCGATGGTGCTCCTGAGATGATCGTGTCCCAGCCTGGCTGTGGCTATGCCGTCCTGCTGTGTACTTGGAAGGCGGATGGGCAGCGTCCagcagagggggaggcagatggcTCTGCAGCTGCCAG GGACGTCCCAATCCGGGATGTTATTCTGCACCAGACATCGGGTAGAATTCATAACAAGAATGTTTCAACCCATCTTGTGGGAAACATTGGCAGAG GGGGCGCCCAGCAGCACAGCGGTTCCGGTCTGTTTGCACTCTGCACATTGGATG GAACGCTGAAGCTGATGGAGAGGGCAGACAAGCTGCTGTGGTCAGTGCAGGTCGACCACCAGCTCTTTGCTCTGGAGAAACTGGATGTTACC ggaaatgggcaggaGGAGGTGATTGCTTGTGCTTGGGATGGCCAGACGTATATCATAGACCACAGCCGGACGGTCGCCAGGTTCCAGGTAGATGAAAATGTGAGCGCCTTCTGTGCAG GTCTTTATGCCTGCAAGGGGGGCCGCAATAGCCCTTGTCTGGTGTACGTCAGTTTCAATCAGAAGATCTACATCTACTGGGATGTGCAGTTGGAGAGAATGGAATCCACAAACCTGCTGAAGATACTGGAGAGCAATTCTGAATACACAGAACTCCTGCAGCAGCTGGGTGTTG CTGGAGCTGATGTTTCCGCTGTCAAAGATCTGATTCACAAGACCCTCTACCTGCCAGAACCTCTTCAGCCAAGGCAGCGTCAGGGCAGAACAGAGCCCTCCTCCAAGGGCTGCACCAACACCCAGGAGACCTGA